One stretch of Aigarchaeota archaeon DNA includes these proteins:
- a CDS encoding aminopeptidase — MIEVEKIELGVVNMFRVNMGVKPGEKILVVTDFPTAEEWRTKPSSKLLDALRRSILAKMVSEIATKNFPECTVEFFAYPSVGKHGTYPGRDVEEKMKAADVVVAITTYSLTHTDARVNACKAGARVASMPMFLPEMFYPGGPMAADYQKIAEETKKIAKMLSEAKKVNIKTETGTDITFSLEGREGKVDAGMFRERGSWGNLPSGEAYIAPVEGTANGKVVVEAGWYPDLKENMILTFKNGYVIEISGGGEVGNRFRDLLALEKSEQPYVSRRNLAELGIGTNPYAKRPDNVLEAEKIRGTVHIAIGDNSHMGGKVESDIHEDFIIPRPTLTLDDKLLMKNGELLI, encoded by the coding sequence TTGATCGAAGTTGAGAAGATTGAGTTAGGCGTTGTTAACATGTTTAGAGTTAACATGGGAGTTAAGCCGGGCGAGAAGATACTGGTAGTTACAGATTTTCCAACGGCAGAAGAGTGGAGAACAAAACCGAGCAGTAAGCTTTTGGACGCGCTCAGAAGGTCAATTCTAGCTAAGATGGTGAGCGAGATCGCGACAAAGAACTTCCCCGAATGCACCGTTGAGTTTTTTGCATACCCGTCAGTCGGTAAACACGGAACCTATCCGGGAAGAGATGTTGAAGAAAAGATGAAGGCTGCTGACGTCGTCGTCGCTATAACAACTTACTCGCTGACGCATACGGATGCGCGGGTAAACGCATGTAAAGCTGGTGCAAGGGTTGCAAGTATGCCGATGTTCTTACCTGAGATGTTTTATCCTGGTGGACCGATGGCTGCGGACTACCAGAAGATTGCCGAGGAAACAAAGAAGATCGCTAAGATGCTTAGCGAGGCAAAGAAAGTGAACATCAAAACGGAAACCGGCACAGACATAACGTTCAGCTTGGAAGGCAGAGAAGGAAAGGTAGACGCAGGTATGTTCAGAGAGAGGGGTTCATGGGGTAATTTACCTTCAGGGGAGGCCTACATAGCTCCAGTAGAGGGGACAGCCAATGGTAAAGTTGTAGTCGAAGCGGGATGGTACCCGGACCTAAAAGAAAACATGATTTTAACCTTTAAAAATGGTTACGTGATTGAAATTTCTGGTGGCGGTGAAGTAGGCAATAGGTTCCGTGACCTTCTAGCCTTAGAAAAGAGCGAACAACCATACGTCTCAAGAAGAAATCTGGCCGAGCTTGGTATAGGAACGAACCCCTACGCAAAACGTCCGGACAACGTGCTGGAGGCAGAAAAGATAAGGGGCACAGTTCACATAGCAATAGGCGATAACTCGCACATGGGCGGAAAGGTCGAGTCCGACATCCACGAAGATTTCATAATACCGCGCCCGACATTAACGCTAGACGATAAACTTTTGATGAAAAACGGAGAATTACTAATCTAA
- a CDS encoding aminopeptidase — MVGRYEYELGKAADILVRELFKLKPDETFIITADTESDPRVVDATARAAHSVGAKPMVIWLASPLGVGKAADPMLPIKPLTAALKEADAWVEFNNQWLLYSTPWDIAMEENKKLRYLCLVGMDADMMVRCIGRVDFPTLKEFQTKVVELTRKAKRMRITTPAGTDVSFENDPSRPILLEVGYADTPGAHFMSGQIGWSPIFETINGIIVFDGSLSPPLGLLKEPVKLHVRESKIVKIEGGKEAIEFEAWLKSFNDPNMFYMAHVCYGFHPNAKLTGAILEDERVWGCTEWGIGNVGPMLAPPKGRPAKSHTDGICLNSSVWLDDVQLLDKGKVVHPELIELAKKLGKA, encoded by the coding sequence ATGGTTGGAAGATACGAATATGAGTTAGGGAAGGCAGCTGATATTCTCGTTCGAGAACTTTTTAAGCTCAAGCCCGATGAAACGTTCATTATAACCGCGGACACCGAATCCGATCCAAGGGTCGTAGACGCAACAGCCAGGGCCGCACACTCCGTTGGAGCTAAACCAATGGTCATATGGTTGGCATCACCGTTAGGTGTCGGAAAAGCGGCCGATCCGATGCTACCCATAAAACCCCTGACGGCTGCGCTAAAAGAGGCCGATGCATGGGTTGAATTTAACAACCAATGGTTGCTTTACTCTACGCCATGGGACATCGCCATGGAAGAGAACAAAAAGCTGAGGTATCTTTGCCTCGTCGGCATGGACGCAGACATGATGGTGCGGTGCATTGGAAGGGTTGACTTTCCTACTCTAAAGGAATTCCAGACAAAAGTAGTTGAGCTTACTAGAAAAGCCAAAAGGATGAGGATAACTACGCCGGCCGGAACCGACGTATCCTTTGAAAATGACCCGTCCAGGCCGATACTATTAGAGGTCGGTTACGCCGATACACCAGGAGCTCATTTCATGTCCGGTCAAATAGGTTGGTCCCCGATATTTGAAACGATCAACGGGATTATAGTGTTTGACGGTTCTCTCTCACCGCCACTAGGCTTGCTGAAAGAGCCCGTCAAGCTCCACGTGAGAGAGAGCAAGATTGTAAAGATAGAAGGAGGCAAAGAAGCGATCGAGTTTGAGGCATGGTTGAAGAGCTTTAACGACCCGAATATGTTCTACATGGCGCACGTGTGTTATGGTTTTCATCCGAATGCAAAGCTAACCGGTGCAATACTCGAAGATGAAAGGGTTTGGGGATGCACTGAGTGGGGAATCGGCAACGTAGGTCCTATGTTGGCACCACCAAAAGGCAGACCAGCAAAATCTCACACTGACGGAATATGTCTTAACTCTTCAGTATGGCTAGACGATGTTCAGCTACTCGACAAAGGTAAAGTAGTCCATCCCGAGCTCATAGAGCTGGCCAAGAAATTAGGTAAAGCATAA
- a CDS encoding Lrp/AsnC ligand binding domain-containing protein — MTITVILHIYVESNKLDNVCKLLNSIHDVTDVFEVSGDYDVIAIMTTESISKFREVLKTNLLKIEGIKAITSSIVLHTHKRNGEILEV, encoded by the coding sequence ATGACGATCACGGTGATTCTTCACATTTACGTGGAATCCAACAAACTCGACAATGTTTGCAAACTATTAAACAGCATACATGACGTGACCGACGTGTTTGAGGTCAGTGGAGATTATGATGTTATAGCGATAATGACAACGGAATCTATCTCAAAATTTAGGGAGGTTTTAAAAACAAACTTACTAAAAATAGAAGGCATAAAAGCTATTACATCATCCATCGTTCTTCACACACACAAAAGAAACGGTGAAATTTTAGAAGTTTAA